The genomic segment TTGACCTGCAACAAGACCCACCACCGGATTTAATTATTGAAATTGATATTACCAGTAGCTCTATTAATCAATTAGAACTGTATAAAGCTTTTCGTGTGCCGGAAGTTTGGCGGTATGATGGAAAAAATATAACATTCTATCAATTAGAAGGAGAAGCCTACCGAGAAACCAATAAATCTCCTACTTTTCCCTTTCTTTCTCAAAGTGACATTATGCACTTTTTGGAACTCAAGAAAACGACTAGGGAAAATGCTTGGATTGGCTTATTTCGTGAGTGGGTGAAAAGTCAAATTCCAACAGCAAATTGAATGAGTAAGAGGTTGCGTAATGGCGGGTTTACTCAGGGCGTCTGAAGAAGGGCTAAAAATCATGGACATGGTAAGACGCAATCTCGGATGGAATAAAACTGAAGATGCTTGGTGTCTCGCTGCTTTAGTTTCAACAGCTACCTTAAAGCGGTTTTGGGCTAGAATAGGAATTAGACGAGAGAACTTTATCAATATTTGCAAAGCAGTAGAAATAGAAAACTGGGAATACATAGCTGAAGGCTATAAAATTAAGAAAACAGAACCACTTTTAGCTGCCGCGATCGCAGATATCCCCCTAAACTCTGAAACTGATAAAAACTTCCCCCTCCCTGAAAATTTACCCCCCGTGAGAAATTGGGTAAATCGCACAAAAGAACTTGATATTTTAAAAGCTTCTATTACTAACTCAGATATCACAGCTATCTCAATTGTTGGATTACCAGGTATCGGAAAAACCTCCCTGATCAGCCAATTAATCCGCCAATTACACACAGAAAATACCTGCTTTACCGCCGTCGTTTGGCAATCATTAGAATCGGCAACAGGTAAAGCACCGCCCTTTGATCGCATAATTGACTCCCTGCTATTTACCCTTTCCAACGGCGACATTACTGCTGAAAATGACTGTGGCAAAAAAACTGAAAATCTGCTCAAAATCCTTAGAGAAAAACATTGCTTGCTCGTTTTCGATCGCGCTGACACACTTTTGAAAGCAGGAAAGGCAAAAGCTGCTGGTTATTTCTCCGAAAATTGTACCGAATATGCTTGGTTATTCAAACAACTATTAGAAACAGAACATCAAAGCAAAATCCTATTCACCAGTCGTGAAAGTTTAGCGGAATTACCACCAAGTCTTACCCGTGAAATCCAGCTAAATGGACTCAATCAAGATGCAGCAATTACCTTATTAAAATATTTTAATCTAACAGGGAATGAAGAAGAATTAGCCGAATTATCAGCACGCTATCAAGGACATCCTAAAGCCTTGCAATTGGTAGCTTCCTTAATTCGGGATGATGACGAATTTCAGGGAAATGTAGGAAAATTTTTGCAGGATAGAGACTGGTTATTAATCCGAGATATCAAAAAGTTAATTGATGAAATAATAGCGCGTCTTAGTGAAATAGAGCAAACTTGTCTGAGCCGAATTTCTGTCTATCAAACTTCAGAATATCCCCTATCTTTTGCTGCAATTGCTACTCAAATGCCAGAAGTGAGTAAATATGAACTCAAAGAAAATATTATCCTGGCTCTCAAGCGTCGGCAATTGCTATATTATGATTGCCAACGCGAATCCTATAAATTGCATCCCCTAGTCCAAGAAAAAGGCGATCGCTTGTTGAATCAAAACCCTAAAAATGTCAGCATAGCCCATCGTCAAGCTTATCGTTATTATATCAGTATTCCGCTCAAACCTAAATCTGAATGGCAAAATATTGAGGATATTAAGCCCTTAATCAGAGCGCACTATCATGCGTCTCAGGCAGAAGATTTAGACGCAGCAAAGGCGATAATTGCTGAAGTAGGCGAGGTTATTGATTGGGTGCGGGGTTTTATCCAGATATTTGTCACCCACCGAGCAATGCTGACTATCCCAGTTAGACTGTTGACGGTTGAGGAGTCAGAGGAAACAGAGGAAATAAAGGTACAGGCCAAAAACCAATTTTCTCCCACCTCCCCGGCTCCCCCGGCTCCTCCTACTCCCCTATTCTCCGCCTTGGATTTTCAGTAACAGAAAGCCACCACCAAGACCGACGAGAATTAAAGAAAAGCAGACCAGGGCGGTTGAGAAGATTTCTCCTGTCATGTATTGCATCTCCATTTATGATAATTAAGGCTTATTGTATCGGATTGTTGACACCCCCTATCAGGATTTGAACGCCTAACCTAATTTATATTTATGTCCAATTTTGCTGAACTGGGACGTTTCTTTTTCGAGGGGTTAGAGGTTTACCCCAATATTGCCTATCGTCAAATCAATGATGTTAGGGTTTATTTGGATATCTATAAGCCCAGAAACCTCACAGGAACAAATAAAACCTTAGTTGCCATTCATGGAGGAGGGTGGATATCGGGAACCAAGGAGGAAGTGCTTCCACAATTGATTCCGTTTTTAACTCAAGGATGGTCTGTTGTTAATGTTGAATATCGTTTAGGAACTGTCGCGTTAGCTCCGGCGGCGGTTGAAGATGTTCGTTGTGCCTTGCGTTGGGTATTTTCCAATGGGTCTAAATATCAATTTGACCTCAATAAAATTGTTGTAATTGGGGGTTCAGCCGGAGGACATTTAGCAACTTTATGTAGTATTTTACCCAATTCTGCTGGATTCGATAGATTGACTGAAATCTCTGATTACAATCACTCTGAAAACTTACCCAAACTAAACGTTGCTGCCATTATTAATTTGTTTGGGATTATGGATGTTAACGATATTCTAAGCGGAATTAATCGCAAAGATTATGCAGTTTTTTGGTTTGGAAAACAACCCAATATCGAGGAATTAGCTCATAAAATTTCCCCGATTAATTATGTTCGCTCTGGATTACCCCCTGTATTAACAATTCATGGAAATCAAGATGAATTAGTTCCCTATCAACAAGCGGTTAAAATGCACCAAAAGTTAGATGACTTTAGGGTTCCTAATCAATTATTAACCTTAACAGGGGCAGGACATGGTAACTTTTCCCCAGAACAAGCTTATTTAATCTATCAAACTATTCAAGACTTTTTGCAAACTTATTAACTCAGCTAAAAGGATGAAACCATGAGTCAAACTGTTTGGAATTTACAGGATAAAATTCAATACTCAGACCATGGAATTTTAAGT from the Planktothrix tepida PCC 9214 genome contains:
- a CDS encoding alpha/beta hydrolase, which codes for MSNFAELGRFFFEGLEVYPNIAYRQINDVRVYLDIYKPRNLTGTNKTLVAIHGGGWISGTKEEVLPQLIPFLTQGWSVVNVEYRLGTVALAPAAVEDVRCALRWVFSNGSKYQFDLNKIVVIGGSAGGHLATLCSILPNSAGFDRLTEISDYNHSENLPKLNVAAIINLFGIMDVNDILSGINRKDYAVFWFGKQPNIEELAHKISPINYVRSGLPPVLTIHGNQDELVPYQQAVKMHQKLDDFRVPNQLLTLTGAGHGNFSPEQAYLIYQTIQDFLQTY
- the petM gene encoding cytochrome b6-f complex subunit PetM — protein: MEMQYMTGEIFSTALVCFSLILVGLGGGFLLLKIQGGE
- a CDS encoding NB-ARC domain-containing protein, whose translation is MAGLLRASEEGLKIMDMVRRNLGWNKTEDAWCLAALVSTATLKRFWARIGIRRENFINICKAVEIENWEYIAEGYKIKKTEPLLAAAIADIPLNSETDKNFPLPENLPPVRNWVNRTKELDILKASITNSDITAISIVGLPGIGKTSLISQLIRQLHTENTCFTAVVWQSLESATGKAPPFDRIIDSLLFTLSNGDITAENDCGKKTENLLKILREKHCLLVFDRADTLLKAGKAKAAGYFSENCTEYAWLFKQLLETEHQSKILFTSRESLAELPPSLTREIQLNGLNQDAAITLLKYFNLTGNEEELAELSARYQGHPKALQLVASLIRDDDEFQGNVGKFLQDRDWLLIRDIKKLIDEIIARLSEIEQTCLSRISVYQTSEYPLSFAAIATQMPEVSKYELKENIILALKRRQLLYYDCQRESYKLHPLVQEKGDRLLNQNPKNVSIAHRQAYRYYISIPLKPKSEWQNIEDIKPLIRAHYHASQAEDLDAAKAIIAEVGEVIDWVRGFIQIFVTHRAMLTIPVRLLTVEESEETEEIKVQAKNQFSPTSPAPPAPPTPLFSALDFQ